A DNA window from Mucilaginibacter xinganensis contains the following coding sequences:
- a CDS encoding glycoside hydrolase family 97 protein, translated as MKFKALLLLCLTLPLGAVLAQSAKTYQVKSPDGKISINISAGATVSWSVKHEDTEVITPSSISITLDDGQVLGSNTVVKKAVPVSNNSVINTPVYKKTSVQDNYNQLTLNFKGDYGLVFRAYNDGAAYRFVTQKKGMITIVNEEANFNFKDDNKAFLPFVSDYRNKDKFTTSFEGHYDQINLSAVKKDTLAFLPILVDVGSAKKAVIMEADLQDYPGMYLTTSEGHNLHGVFAKYPTEEAVLRINYVVNKRANYIAKTDGTRSFPWRVVVISTEDKQLADNDMMQKLAAPSQITDYSWIKPGKVAWDWWNDWNVTHVDFKAGINVPTYKYYTDFAAANKLEYIIIDEGWSDDYDLNKTKLDVQQIVDYAKQKNVGVILWSTWYAFSKDTEAVMEKFEKMGIKGFKVDFIDRDDQKMVSSLYDIAKKAAAHHLLIDYHGMYKPSGMQRTWPNIINCEGVKGLENMKWGTDNQPGYDVSIPFIRMMSGSMDYTPGGMRNATKEAFRPVNSNPMTQGTRCHQLAMYTVFEAPLQMLSDNPSIYQREQESTNFIAAIPTTFDATVSLDGKVGDFVSIARKKGTTWYAGAMTNWNARDLTIDLSFLGDGTYKATVFEDGINAGRDATDYSTKTINVTAKDKLSIKMASGGGWAARFERQ; from the coding sequence ATGAAATTTAAAGCATTACTACTGCTGTGCCTAACTTTGCCGTTAGGTGCTGTGCTGGCGCAATCCGCTAAAACTTACCAGGTAAAATCGCCTGACGGTAAAATCAGTATCAACATCAGCGCGGGCGCTACTGTAAGCTGGTCTGTTAAGCATGAGGACACGGAAGTGATAACACCCTCCTCAATTTCAATAACGCTGGACGATGGCCAGGTGCTGGGCAGCAATACCGTTGTAAAAAAAGCAGTTCCGGTTTCAAACAACTCGGTAATTAATACACCGGTTTATAAAAAGACAAGCGTGCAGGACAACTACAACCAGCTCACCTTAAACTTTAAAGGCGATTACGGCCTTGTTTTCAGGGCGTATAATGACGGTGCCGCCTATCGTTTTGTTACGCAGAAAAAAGGAATGATCACTATTGTGAACGAAGAAGCAAACTTTAATTTTAAAGATGATAACAAGGCGTTTTTACCCTTCGTGAGCGATTACCGCAATAAGGATAAATTCACCACTTCGTTCGAGGGCCATTATGACCAGATCAATCTATCGGCTGTAAAAAAGGATACGCTTGCATTTTTACCCATATTGGTTGATGTAGGCAGCGCTAAAAAAGCAGTGATAATGGAGGCAGATCTGCAGGATTATCCCGGAATGTACCTTACCACCTCCGAAGGGCATAACCTGCATGGCGTATTTGCAAAATATCCAACAGAGGAAGCTGTTTTGCGCATTAACTATGTGGTAAATAAGCGCGCCAATTATATTGCAAAAACAGATGGCACCCGCAGTTTCCCGTGGCGGGTAGTAGTTATCAGTACCGAAGATAAGCAACTGGCTGATAACGACATGATGCAAAAGCTTGCCGCACCGTCGCAAATAACCGATTACTCGTGGATTAAACCCGGTAAGGTGGCCTGGGACTGGTGGAACGACTGGAACGTTACCCACGTTGACTTTAAAGCCGGCATAAATGTGCCCACTTATAAATACTATACAGACTTTGCCGCAGCAAACAAACTGGAGTATATTATTATAGACGAGGGCTGGTCTGACGATTACGACCTCAACAAAACCAAGCTTGATGTACAGCAGATAGTTGATTACGCCAAACAAAAAAATGTGGGCGTTATTTTATGGTCAACCTGGTATGCATTTTCAAAAGACACCGAGGCAGTGATGGAAAAGTTTGAAAAGATGGGTATTAAGGGATTTAAGGTTGATTTTATTGACCGCGATGACCAAAAGATGGTAAGCTCGTTATACGACATTGCCAAAAAGGCAGCAGCCCACCATTTATTGATTGATTATCACGGGATGTATAAACCCAGCGGGATGCAGCGCACCTGGCCCAATATTATCAATTGTGAAGGTGTAAAAGGCCTGGAGAACATGAAATGGGGAACAGACAACCAACCGGGTTATGATGTAAGTATCCCATTTATCCGCATGATGTCAGGATCAATGGATTATACCCCCGGCGGCATGCGCAATGCTACTAAGGAAGCCTTCAGGCCGGTAAATTCAAACCCGATGACGCAGGGCACCCGTTGCCATCAGCTGGCTATGTACACTGTATTTGAGGCGCCGCTGCAAATGCTGAGCGATAACCCCAGCATATACCAGCGCGAGCAGGAAAGCACCAATTTTATTGCCGCCATCCCAACTACATTTGATGCTACCGTTTCGCTCGACGGTAAAGTGGGCGACTTTGTGAGCATTGCCCGCAAAAAAGGAACCACCTGGTACGCCGGTGCCATGACCAACTGGAACGCCCGCGATTTAACCATAGACCTTTCTTTTTTGGGCGATGGAACCTATAAAGCTACCGTGTTTGAAGATGGTATAAATGCCGGACGTGATGCAACGGACTATAGCACAAAAACCATTAACGTAACCGCAAAAGATAAACTGAGCATAAAAATGGCGTCAGGCGGTGGCTGGGCAGCACGTTTTGAACGGCAATAA
- a CDS encoding peptidoglycan DD-metalloendopeptidase family protein gives MDAAARLAAYFKTHPANIGKVVDFDAGAHRLYHFDFTAANHDLDADTFSDTVKFSRWVNKKLSEHDCKYGVGGYLEHRTIYARSAHFDTDDEPRRLHLGVDIWANVGTLVYSPLDGIVHSYQDNNNFGDYGPTIILQHQLDDLTLYTLYGHLSRESLDGLYVGKSVSKNERIATFGVIEENGHWPPHLHFQLIFDMQGKLGDYPGVCRYSEKERYQQNIPDPQLILKFPKAVNG, from the coding sequence ATGGATGCCGCTGCACGCCTGGCCGCTTATTTTAAAACACACCCCGCCAACATCGGTAAAGTAGTTGATTTTGATGCCGGAGCCCACCGCCTTTATCATTTTGATTTTACTGCTGCCAATCATGATCTTGATGCGGATACCTTTTCTGATACCGTAAAGTTTAGCCGTTGGGTAAACAAAAAGCTAAGCGAACACGATTGCAAATACGGTGTGGGGGGTTACCTGGAGCACCGCACCATTTACGCCCGCAGCGCACATTTTGATACGGATGATGAACCGCGCCGCCTGCATTTAGGTGTCGATATCTGGGCGAACGTAGGCACACTGGTATATTCGCCTTTGGATGGCATTGTACACAGCTATCAGGATAACAATAATTTTGGCGATTACGGCCCTACCATTATTCTTCAACACCAGCTGGATGACTTAACACTCTATACCCTGTACGGGCATTTGAGCCGTGAAAGCCTTGATGGGCTATATGTTGGCAAATCCGTAAGCAAAAATGAACGAATAGCCACATTCGGTGTAATAGAAGAGAACGGCCATTGGCCACCGCATTTACACTTTCAGCTAATATTTGATATGCAGGGCAAGCTAGGCGACTATCCCGGTGTATGCCGTTATTCTGAGAAAGAGCGCTATCAGCAAAACATCCCCGATCCGCAGCTGATCTTGAAGTTCCCCAAAGCGGTGAATGGTTAA